In a genomic window of Pedobacter sp. KBS0701:
- a CDS encoding ferredoxin--NADP reductase, with amino-acid sequence MFKLRINKIINQPGDNITFQFEEVDQYPKYLAGQFLSLVFQGKHKEVRRSYSFNSSPDVNEPLAITVKRVENGEISRFLHHKTSVNDILLAQEPQGLFSYLPEENLERDLFLFAAGVGITPLFSIMKTALVREKKSLITLIYSNRSKEETLFYDELIEWQQQYPDRLKIVWIFSNSKNLMTARLNKFYIEKLIKEHLHFDRDNALFYSCGPIIYMDLCRITLLGMGFDIKQIKRETFVLPEDEVDEDDSSEKIVDKNTYSVVLNFKGESYNLEVPWPKRILDVALENKIKLPYSCRGGVCSTCVANCTKGGVRMDYNEVLTDDELERGRVLVCTGHPTENGTTIEW; translated from the coding sequence ATGTTCAAACTGCGCATTAATAAAATCATCAATCAGCCCGGCGATAATATTACTTTTCAATTTGAAGAGGTAGATCAATACCCAAAATATTTGGCAGGACAGTTTTTATCGTTGGTTTTTCAGGGGAAACATAAAGAGGTGAGAAGATCGTATTCTTTTAATAGTTCTCCAGATGTAAATGAACCTTTGGCTATTACGGTAAAGCGGGTAGAGAATGGAGAAATTTCAAGGTTTTTGCATCATAAAACTTCAGTAAATGATATTCTTTTGGCTCAGGAACCGCAGGGTTTGTTTAGTTATTTGCCTGAAGAAAATTTAGAGCGTGATCTTTTTCTTTTTGCTGCGGGAGTCGGCATTACACCTTTGTTCTCGATTATGAAAACGGCATTGGTACGCGAAAAGAAATCTTTGATCACATTAATATATAGTAACCGGTCGAAAGAAGAAACTTTGTTTTATGATGAACTGATCGAATGGCAACAGCAATACCCCGATAGGTTAAAAATTGTCTGGATTTTTAGCAACAGCAAAAACTTAATGACTGCCAGGCTGAACAAGTTCTATATCGAGAAATTAATCAAAGAACATTTACATTTCGATCGGGATAATGCGCTGTTTTATAGTTGCGGACCAATAATCTACATGGATTTATGCCGGATCACCTTATTGGGTATGGGTTTCGATATCAAACAGATCAAAAGGGAGACTTTTGTGCTGCCGGAAGATGAGGTTGATGAGGACGATAGTTCTGAAAAAATAGTCGATAAAAATACGTATTCGGTTGTTTTAAATTTTAAAGGGGAATCATATAATCTTGAAGTGCCCTGGCCAAAGCGGATTTTAGATGTAGCACTCGAAAATAAAATTAAACTTCCTTACAGTTGCCGTGGCGGCGTATGCAGCACCTGCGTGGCCAATTGTACCAAAGGTGGGGTAAGGATGGATTACAACGAAGTGCTTACCGATGATGAACTGGAAAGAGGAAGAGTGCTGGTTTGTACGGGTCACCCAACTGAAAATGGAACGACGATAGAGTGGTAG